A section of the Paenibacillus aurantius genome encodes:
- a CDS encoding CgeB family protein — protein MGRSKDGSRQVRRAARAHELGLRQGRQAGEEMGRRLARLEAVTGPITPPAVIRSDWRVLYVTSGMEEPYSSLDSAVIDALGGMVRELGVIAPSRETAAEAVRFGPDLVLVLSGIKLPVKQAALMRSLGLRTAVWFTDDPYYTDWTVRIAPQYRHVFTQDLGCVPFYRGLGCEDVRYLPLGMNPKTFHPRRSGARHHTDVCFIGNAFSNRIRLFHKLAPRLEGKRWLISGLWWRRMKGYGKYRDHLRTDGWLSPEETALYYSGARMVINQHRASDDKRINFNRRGVEALSVNPRTFEISGCGVLQLIDRRADLPSCYTPGLEIETYGSAEELGDKIQYYLKHEDERNEMARRALIRTLQEHTYASRLQRLLEAVGGFSDESQP, from the coding sequence ATGGGGAGAAGCAAAGACGGAAGCCGGCAGGTGCGGAGGGCCGCCCGCGCTCATGAGCTCGGCCTAAGGCAGGGGCGGCAGGCGGGAGAGGAGATGGGCAGAAGACTAGCCCGGTTGGAAGCCGTGACTGGACCAATCACTCCGCCAGCCGTCATCCGCTCGGATTGGCGGGTCCTGTACGTCACATCCGGCATGGAAGAACCGTATTCCAGCCTGGATTCCGCCGTCATCGATGCGCTGGGCGGCATGGTGCGGGAGCTCGGTGTTATCGCGCCAAGCCGGGAAACGGCAGCGGAAGCCGTCCGCTTCGGGCCGGATCTTGTGCTCGTTCTAAGCGGGATTAAGCTTCCGGTCAAGCAGGCTGCACTGATGCGAAGCCTCGGCCTGCGGACCGCGGTTTGGTTTACCGACGATCCTTACTATACCGACTGGACCGTCCGTATTGCCCCTCAATACCGCCATGTCTTTACCCAGGATCTGGGCTGTGTCCCTTTCTATCGAGGTCTTGGCTGCGAAGACGTCCGGTATTTGCCGCTCGGCATGAACCCGAAGACGTTTCATCCGAGGAGAAGCGGGGCCCGTCATCATACGGACGTCTGTTTCATCGGCAACGCCTTCTCCAACCGAATCCGCCTGTTCCATAAGCTCGCTCCCCGTCTCGAGGGCAAGCGCTGGCTCATTTCGGGTCTTTGGTGGCGCCGGATGAAGGGATACGGGAAATACCGGGACCACCTGAGAACCGACGGCTGGCTGTCTCCCGAAGAGACGGCCCTTTACTACAGCGGGGCCCGAATGGTCATTAACCAGCACCGGGCCTCCGACGACAAGCGGATCAATTTCAACCGGAGAGGCGTCGAGGCCCTGTCGGTCAATCCCCGTACCTTCGAAATCAGCGGCTGCGGCGTGCTGCAGCTGATCGACCGGAGGGCTGATCTCCCCTCATGCTACACACCAGGCTTGGAGATCGAAACCTACGGATCCGCTGAAGAATTAGGGGATAAAATCCAGTATTACCTGAAGCATGAAGATGAACGGAACGAGATGGCCCGCCGGGCTCTCATCAGGACGCTTCAGGAGCATACGTACGCCAGCCGGCTGCAGCGCCTGCTGGAAGCGGTGGGGGGGTTCTCCGATGAAAGTCAACCGTAA
- a CDS encoding CgeB family protein — translation MKVNRKSAGLTRYREAGRKDGLLAGREQGIRLGGCAAITRELEGKAFPRLNLKVLYVSPGVGVPYTALDQGIVGALRGQVQEVRECSAFGNVAAEAAAWKPDLLFVLNGFNLPLGQLDEIRRGGTATAVWFVDDPYFTDWTAGLAPHYDYIFTQERNCVELYQSLGCPNVHFLSVPADPSVYYPRKPDISYLSDVCFIGTAFGNRLAFIDQVARYLSTKNLVLSGWWWNRLKNYKLLKSKIRKDKLKRGSWLSPEETSSYYNGAKIVINLHRAAVEKKQTFNHRGIPALSVNPRTFEIAGTGAFQLSDIREDLPQYYQDGQEIATYSTPQELAEKIEYYLTHEEERRRAALNGFRRTMLEHTYSDRIRTILERITRS, via the coding sequence ATGAAAGTCAACCGTAAATCAGCCGGACTCACCCGTTACCGGGAAGCAGGGAGGAAGGACGGTCTCCTGGCGGGCCGGGAGCAGGGAATCCGGCTTGGAGGGTGCGCCGCCATTACCCGGGAGCTGGAAGGGAAGGCGTTTCCCCGCCTGAACCTGAAGGTGCTCTACGTCTCGCCCGGAGTAGGCGTGCCTTATACCGCCCTCGACCAGGGGATTGTAGGGGCGCTGCGCGGGCAGGTTCAGGAGGTGCGGGAATGCTCGGCCTTCGGGAATGTGGCGGCAGAAGCCGCGGCCTGGAAGCCGGATCTCCTGTTCGTGCTGAACGGGTTCAACCTTCCCCTTGGCCAGCTTGACGAGATTCGCCGGGGAGGAACCGCCACGGCCGTCTGGTTCGTGGACGATCCGTATTTTACCGACTGGACGGCGGGCCTTGCTCCTCATTACGACTACATCTTTACCCAAGAGCGCAATTGCGTGGAGCTGTACCAGTCGCTCGGCTGCCCGAATGTCCATTTTCTGTCCGTACCGGCCGACCCTTCCGTCTACTATCCGCGCAAGCCGGACATCTCTTATCTTTCGGACGTTTGCTTTATCGGAACGGCCTTCGGGAACCGGCTTGCTTTTATCGATCAGGTGGCGCGTTATCTTTCGACCAAGAATCTGGTTCTCTCCGGCTGGTGGTGGAACCGGCTGAAGAACTACAAGCTGCTGAAGTCCAAAATACGCAAAGATAAGCTGAAACGGGGAAGCTGGCTTTCGCCGGAGGAAACGTCGAGCTATTACAACGGCGCCAAGATCGTCATCAACCTGCACCGGGCGGCTGTCGAGAAGAAGCAGACCTTTAACCACCGGGGCATCCCGGCCTTGTCGGTTAATCCCCGCACGTTTGAAATCGCCGGAACAGGAGCGTTCCAGCTGTCGGACATCCGGGAGGATCTCCCCCAGTACTACCAGGATGGGCAGGAAATCGCCACGTACTCCACCCCGCAAGAGCTCGCCGAGAAGATCGAATACTACCTCACCCATGAGGAGGAACGGAGAAGAGCCGCCCTGAACGGATTCCGGCGCACGATGCTCGAGCATACTTACTCGGATCGGATCCGGACCATACTCGAACGGATCACCCGTTCTTAA
- a CDS encoding nucleoside-diphosphate sugar epimerase produces the protein MEHHLTKIIRQLVVSQQQLARLLEAERHKIGKMADMVCDIPGHGPTLGGLEGIIKHSGDHTKNIAAYLNSLADLEDAIADMLEPAIKELREPEEQE, from the coding sequence GTGGAGCATCATCTTACCAAAATCATTCGGCAGTTGGTCGTCTCCCAGCAGCAGCTGGCCCGGCTGCTGGAAGCCGAGCGGCATAAAATAGGCAAAATGGCGGATATGGTTTGCGACATTCCCGGCCACGGGCCCACTCTGGGCGGCTTGGAGGGAATCATCAAGCATTCCGGAGACCATACCAAAAACATCGCGGCTTACTTGAACAGCCTGGCCGACCTGGAGGACGCCATTGCCGACATGCTCGAGCCGGCGATCAAGGAATTGAGAGAGCCCGAAGAACAAGAATAA
- a CDS encoding restriction endonuclease subunit S, which produces MKREHAYLKLLEATADMQAHVAGILEAKVMEAEKTKHWLNRHVDHSGFQDHDGVSAFTLEFHTQLIEVIDGITKMERGLARNLKVLLETGKESEGGSSGGGSGGMFDFGGGDK; this is translated from the coding sequence GTGAAAAGGGAGCATGCCTATTTAAAGCTGCTGGAGGCGACGGCCGACATGCAGGCCCATGTCGCCGGCATTCTGGAAGCGAAAGTGATGGAAGCGGAGAAGACGAAGCATTGGCTGAACAGGCACGTGGACCATTCCGGCTTTCAGGACCATGACGGGGTTTCCGCCTTCACGCTCGAATTTCATACTCAATTGATCGAAGTGATAGACGGCATTACCAAGATGGAGCGGGGCTTGGCCCGCAACCTTAAGGTTCTGCTCGAAACGGGCAAGGAATCGGAAGGGGGCTCAAGCGGAGGAGGCTCAGGCGGCATGTTTGATTTCGGAGGCGGCGACAAATGA
- a CDS encoding class I SAM-dependent methyltransferase codes for MHRFWDSLIYPLFKQFTPRHIVEIGALAGDNTVKVLDYCSEVGGTLTIIDPASHFAFEKLNKRYGGHHRFIQALSLEVLPALREVDAVLIDGDHNWYTVYHELKIIEKLPRFPLVLLHDIEWPYGRRDLYYNPSTIPSKHRQPYSTLGIMPGQSELVEGGVNQGMNHALREGGPKNGVRTAVEDFLKQSSVPLSFHGVASHHGLGILAPDDPDVNRLIHHFTVVSGL; via the coding sequence ATGCACCGTTTTTGGGATTCGCTCATATATCCGTTGTTTAAGCAGTTTACGCCTCGCCACATTGTCGAGATCGGGGCTTTGGCCGGCGATAATACGGTTAAGGTGCTTGATTACTGCAGCGAGGTCGGGGGCACGCTGACCATTATCGATCCGGCGTCCCACTTCGCTTTCGAGAAGCTCAATAAGCGTTACGGTGGACATCACCGGTTTATTCAAGCCCTCAGCCTGGAGGTGCTGCCGGCCCTTCGCGAGGTGGACGCCGTTCTAATCGACGGGGACCATAACTGGTATACCGTGTATCATGAGCTGAAAATCATCGAGAAGCTTCCGCGCTTCCCGCTCGTTCTCCTGCATGATATCGAGTGGCCTTATGGAAGAAGGGACCTCTATTACAATCCTTCCACCATTCCGAGCAAGCACCGCCAGCCGTATTCCACCCTAGGCATTATGCCGGGCCAATCGGAGCTGGTAGAAGGGGGAGTGAACCAGGGGATGAATCATGCCCTGCGGGAAGGAGGGCCGAAGAACGGAGTGCGGACCGCGGTGGAAGATTTCCTTAAGCAGAGCTCCGTTCCCCTTTCCTTTCATGGAGTGGCGTCCCATCACGGGCTGGGGATTCTGGCGCCGGACGATCCCGATGTCAACCGGCTCATCCACCATTTTACCGTGGTTTCGGGATTATAA
- the rfbC gene encoding dTDP-4-dehydrorhamnose 3,5-epimerase: MKAIPCALEGVFLLEPVCHSDSRGFFMESYHAAALAAVAGDFAFVQDNHSLSEKAGVLRGLHFQLPPKAQTKLVRVTAGAVYDVVVDLRRSSPTFGRWAGFLLTASNKRQLLVPKGFAHGFCTLVPRTEFLYKVDEYYSPEHDRGIAWDDPDLGIDWPVANPLMSDKDRSLPRLRETGFTF; the protein is encoded by the coding sequence ATGAAAGCCATTCCCTGTGCCTTGGAGGGCGTCTTTCTGCTGGAGCCGGTCTGCCATTCCGATTCCCGGGGCTTCTTTATGGAATCCTATCATGCGGCGGCTCTTGCGGCGGTCGCCGGGGACTTCGCCTTCGTGCAGGACAATCACTCCTTGTCGGAAAAGGCCGGAGTATTGAGAGGGCTGCACTTTCAGCTGCCCCCGAAAGCCCAGACCAAGCTTGTCCGGGTGACGGCCGGGGCCGTGTATGACGTGGTCGTCGACTTGCGCCGGTCGTCCCCGACCTTCGGCCGCTGGGCGGGCTTCCTTCTGACCGCTTCCAACAAGCGCCAGCTTCTGGTGCCCAAAGGTTTTGCCCACGGGTTCTGCACCCTTGTTCCCCGGACGGAATTTCTGTATAAAGTAGATGAGTATTACTCCCCGGAGCATGACAGGGGGATCGCTTGGGACGATCCTGACCTGGGGATCGACTGGCCCGTGGCGAACCCGCTCATGTCGGACAAAGACCGGTCCCTTCCGCGTCTGCGGGAGACGGGATTTACATTTTGA
- the rfbB gene encoding dTDP-glucose 4,6-dehydratase has product MKLLVTGGAGFIGSNFILYMLRRYPGYRIVNYDLLTYAGNPDNLTGVRAHQGYSFVQGDIADEGRVEEIFSGGLDAVVHFAAESHVDRSVKDPGVFVRTNVNGTQVLLEAARKHGVSRFVHVSTDEVYGSLGDTGLFTEETPLAPNSPYSASKAGSDLLVRAYVETFGLPAVITRCSNNYGPYQFPEKLIPLMISRAVKGEPLPVYGDGLNVRDWLYVEDHCSAIDLVLHGGRPGEVYNVGGNNERTNLQIVRTILEELGRPESLITFVEDRPGHDRRYGIDASKIRNELGWSPAYPFERGIRETIGWYRSHPEWLERIVSGAYRDDGSSRHGEEGGPA; this is encoded by the coding sequence ATGAAGCTACTTGTAACGGGAGGAGCCGGATTTATCGGCAGCAACTTCATTCTCTATATGCTGCGCCGGTATCCCGGATACCGGATCGTGAACTACGACCTGTTGACCTATGCCGGCAATCCCGACAACCTGACCGGAGTCCGGGCCCATCAGGGCTATTCCTTTGTCCAAGGGGATATTGCGGATGAGGGGCGGGTGGAAGAGATATTCAGCGGAGGGCTTGATGCGGTCGTGCATTTTGCCGCCGAGTCCCATGTCGACCGCAGCGTCAAGGACCCGGGAGTCTTCGTCCGAACCAATGTTAACGGCACCCAGGTTCTGCTCGAAGCCGCCCGGAAGCACGGGGTGTCCCGCTTCGTCCATGTTTCGACGGATGAGGTGTACGGTTCCCTCGGGGACACGGGACTGTTCACCGAGGAGACGCCGCTCGCCCCGAACAGTCCCTATTCCGCGAGCAAAGCAGGCTCCGATCTGCTCGTCCGGGCTTACGTGGAAACCTTCGGGCTGCCGGCCGTCATCACCCGGTGCTCGAACAACTACGGCCCTTACCAGTTTCCGGAGAAGCTGATCCCGCTTATGATCAGCCGTGCCGTTAAGGGAGAGCCCCTGCCGGTATACGGGGATGGCCTTAACGTCAGGGATTGGCTCTATGTGGAGGACCACTGCAGCGCCATCGATCTGGTTTTGCATGGAGGTAGACCGGGGGAGGTCTATAACGTCGGCGGGAACAACGAGCGCACGAACCTTCAAATCGTCCGCACCATTCTGGAGGAGCTCGGCCGTCCCGAATCGCTGATCACATTCGTGGAGGACCGTCCGGGTCATGACCGCCGGTACGGCATCGATGCTTCCAAGATCCGAAACGAGCTCGGCTGGAGCCCCGCCTATCCTTTCGAGAGGGGCATCCGGGAAACCATCGGCTGGTACCGGTCCCACCCCGAGTGGCTCGAGCGTATCGTTTCCGGGGCTTACCGGGACGACGGCTCCAGCCGGCACGGAGAGGAAGGGGGACCCGCGTGA
- the rfbD gene encoding dTDP-4-dehydrorhamnose reductase: protein MRILVTGAGGQLGRDLVDILGETHEVSGLDRDGLNITDLARCRSAARKFLPDAVVHAAAYTAVDQAESDEEEAYRVNVTGTANMTIAAREIGAKLCYISTDYVFSGNGEAPYKEYDETGPASVYGKTKLAGERSVQALSGRYFIVRTSWVYGRHGSNFVKTMLELAKSRPELKVVHDQTGSPTYTADLVRFIGSLVDSEQYGIYHASNTGACTWYDLARAVFEEAGLPTRVIPCRTEEFPRPAPRPAYSVLDHLAIRAGGFSELRPWRDALKEFLADWHSRASIE from the coding sequence GTGAGGATATTAGTGACGGGAGCGGGCGGCCAGCTCGGCCGGGATTTGGTGGACATTCTGGGGGAAACCCACGAGGTATCCGGCTTGGACCGGGACGGCCTCAACATTACGGACCTGGCCCGCTGCCGGTCGGCCGCCCGGAAGTTCCTTCCCGATGCGGTTGTCCATGCGGCGGCCTATACGGCTGTGGACCAGGCGGAGTCGGACGAAGAGGAGGCCTATCGCGTCAATGTGACGGGAACGGCCAATATGACCATCGCGGCGCGTGAAATCGGAGCCAAGCTGTGCTACATCAGCACGGATTACGTGTTCAGCGGCAACGGAGAGGCCCCGTACAAGGAATATGACGAAACGGGACCGGCGAGCGTATACGGCAAAACAAAGCTGGCCGGCGAGCGCAGCGTCCAGGCCCTGTCGGGACGCTATTTCATCGTCCGAACGTCCTGGGTGTACGGCAGGCACGGCTCGAATTTCGTCAAAACGATGCTCGAGCTCGCGAAAAGCCGTCCCGAGCTGAAGGTCGTCCATGACCAAACCGGTTCGCCGACCTATACGGCCGACCTCGTCCGATTTATCGGAAGCCTGGTGGACTCCGAGCAGTACGGCATCTATCACGCGTCGAATACGGGGGCCTGCACCTGGTACGACCTGGCGAGGGCGGTTTTCGAGGAGGCGGGGCTCCCGACCCGGGTAATTCCCTGCCGAACGGAGGAGTTTCCGCGTCCTGCTCCCCGGCCGGCCTACTCCGTGTTGGATCACCTGGCCATCCGGGCAGGAGGATTTTCCGAGCTGCGCCCCTGGAGGGACGCTCTTAAAGAATTCCTGGCGGATTGGCACAGCAGAGCTTCAATAGAATAA
- a CDS encoding DUF5317 domain-containing protein, with amino-acid sequence MVFDGILISLIVALFRGGSFRSFAGLRLKYGWVFPGLLVLQLAVFHFQSGYAWVAVISPYSFIGVYLVGLLFLWLNRDQPGFMVIAAGVLLNFIVIAANGGRMPVSLEAASILDPYFVEILKNGVLYGKHQALTEATHLGFLGDIIPLTKPYPRSQVISIGDVVMNIGIFFFIQQLLLPRHPKEEPTPAAGEVVSG; translated from the coding sequence ATGGTTTTCGACGGCATCCTCATTTCCCTAATCGTCGCTTTGTTCCGGGGCGGGAGTTTCCGTTCCTTCGCCGGTCTGCGTTTGAAATACGGGTGGGTCTTTCCCGGACTGCTTGTCCTGCAGCTGGCCGTCTTCCATTTCCAATCCGGATACGCCTGGGTGGCGGTGATCAGTCCCTATTCGTTTATCGGGGTGTACCTGGTCGGGCTGCTGTTTCTTTGGCTCAACCGGGACCAGCCAGGGTTTATGGTCATTGCGGCCGGCGTCCTCCTGAATTTCATCGTTATCGCGGCAAACGGGGGGAGAATGCCCGTGTCTCTCGAAGCCGCCTCGATTCTCGATCCTTATTTTGTGGAGATTTTGAAGAACGGCGTCCTGTACGGAAAGCATCAGGCGCTGACGGAGGCCACTCATCTCGGCTTCCTGGGAGATATCATCCCGCTGACCAAGCCTTATCCGCGCAGCCAAGTTATCAGTATCGGCGATGTGGTTATGAATATCGGCATTTTCTTCTTCATCCAGCAGCTTCTGCTGCCCAGACATCCTAAGGAAGAACCAACACCAGCAGCAGGTGAGGTCGTAAGCGGATAG
- a CDS encoding bifunctional diguanylate cyclase/phosphohydrolase — MDAPAGTKRFLSLKVNHYITFLSVLGTLSFLWNIRWTMPVNPEWVVLYSMVGSILLLDHFMFRLPPENNSQSMDSALYLACLFTFGLNMTLYVLVLSAALSPFYKRLEWWKHVVNFACYSLMITSAYHVFRLSGGAVGSFQTEAVYSYVAALLSYFIVNVLALGLYYYLSVKDQFFQIIRGMFRESLAAYVSTLLLSLMLTVMFQTNFYFSLFLFLGICVLLSATFKQLFVLYQEVSDKATKDQRTGLYNHGYFEELLEKELARAKASDMTFSVAILDLDNFKKYNDSFGHLQGDKLLEFFGKLLLEECDRNEYIVARYGGEEFTVLLPQRGEREAFAFVNALRKKANDSYFEGVEILAHGCLSFSAGVAEYRKEIHDKSQLLDKADQAMYFAKAQGKNLVHIYNEQSIIQKTFDIEKDIQEIEQQLKIFLSKDIYTFQHSKRVFSYAVDFCNYLPLTDPEKKTLILGALFHDIGKLEVPRSILQKKEKLTAEEWEAVKKHVLWGKEIVSAIDKYKELLPLIELHHERVDGKGYPYGLKGEEIPKLARILCVIDSFDAMTTERPYQQTKTFDEAIRELQVCSGKQFDPVYVESFIKMIHGKYLFKLNEAAAAKEAT; from the coding sequence ATGGATGCACCAGCTGGAACCAAACGGTTCTTATCGCTTAAAGTCAACCACTATATTACCTTCTTATCCGTCCTCGGAACGTTGAGCTTTCTATGGAATATCCGGTGGACCATGCCCGTGAATCCCGAATGGGTGGTCCTCTATTCCATGGTGGGCTCCATTTTGCTTCTGGATCATTTCATGTTCCGGCTTCCTCCCGAAAACAATTCCCAAAGCATGGACTCGGCCCTTTACCTGGCCTGTCTGTTCACTTTTGGTTTAAATATGACCCTGTATGTGCTCGTCTTGAGCGCCGCCCTTTCCCCGTTCTACAAGCGTCTGGAATGGTGGAAGCATGTGGTCAATTTCGCCTGCTACAGCCTGATGATCACGTCGGCCTATCATGTTTTCCGCCTGTCGGGCGGAGCGGTGGGAAGCTTCCAAACGGAGGCGGTTTATTCCTATGTGGCCGCCTTGCTCTCTTATTTCATCGTCAATGTCCTTGCCCTCGGGTTATATTACTACCTGTCGGTAAAAGACCAGTTCTTTCAAATTATCAGAGGCATGTTTCGCGAAAGCCTGGCGGCCTACGTGAGCACGCTCTTGTTATCGCTTATGCTGACGGTCATGTTCCAGACGAACTTCTATTTCAGCCTCTTCCTGTTCCTGGGCATCTGCGTGCTTTTGTCCGCGACCTTCAAGCAGCTCTTCGTTCTGTACCAAGAGGTGTCGGACAAGGCGACCAAGGACCAGCGAACCGGGCTTTACAACCATGGTTATTTTGAGGAGCTGCTCGAGAAGGAGCTTGCCCGTGCCAAAGCCTCGGATATGACCTTTAGCGTGGCGATTCTCGACCTGGATAACTTCAAGAAGTACAACGATTCCTTCGGCCATCTGCAGGGCGACAAGCTGCTGGAGTTTTTCGGGAAGCTTCTTCTGGAGGAATGCGATCGTAACGAGTACATCGTGGCCCGGTACGGGGGAGAGGAATTCACGGTGCTGCTGCCGCAGCGCGGTGAGAGAGAGGCCTTCGCCTTCGTCAATGCACTGCGTAAGAAAGCGAACGATTCCTACTTTGAAGGTGTGGAGATTCTCGCTCATGGGTGCCTTTCGTTCTCGGCCGGGGTGGCGGAATACCGGAAGGAAATCCACGACAAATCCCAGCTTCTCGATAAGGCCGACCAAGCGATGTATTTTGCCAAAGCCCAAGGGAAGAATCTCGTTCACATCTACAATGAACAGTCCATTATTCAGAAAACGTTCGACATCGAGAAGGACATTCAGGAAATCGAGCAGCAGCTCAAAATTTTCCTGTCCAAGGACATCTACACCTTCCAGCACAGCAAAAGGGTATTCAGCTATGCCGTCGACTTCTGCAACTATCTGCCGCTGACGGATCCCGAGAAGAAAACCTTGATCCTGGGCGCTCTGTTCCATGATATCGGCAAGCTGGAGGTTCCCCGATCGATTCTTCAGAAGAAGGAGAAGCTGACGGCCGAGGAATGGGAAGCGGTAAAGAAGCACGTTCTCTGGGGCAAGGAAATCGTTTCGGCCATCGACAAGTACAAGGAGCTTCTGCCGCTAATCGAGCTGCATCACGAGCGCGTGGATGGCAAAGGCTACCCCTACGGGCTGAAGGGAGAGGAAATCCCCAAGCTGGCCAGAATCCTGTGCGTGATCGATTCCTTCGATGCGATGACGACCGAGCGTCCTTACCAGCAGACGAAGACATTCGACGAGGCGATCCGGGAGCTTCAAGTGTGTTCGGGGAAGCAGTTTGACCCGGTGTATGTGGAGTCCTTCATTAAAATGATCCACGGCAAATATCTGTTCAAGCTGAATGAAGCCGCGGCTGCCAAGGAAGCGACGTAA
- a CDS encoding ketoacyl-ACP synthase III, translated as MTYRAKVTAVGSYVPDTILSNADLEKMVDTNDEWIVQRTGIRERRVAGPDQFTSDLSIEAVNRMLARYPGTVEDVDLVIVCTNTPDYPFPSTACRVQNHFGMKAAGAMDLNATCAGFVYGLHTANALILSGLHRKVLVIGADTMSKITDYRDRSTCILFGDGAGAALVERTEGESGFLASFLDSDGSGGRHVYRAGLSETMEGVPLENAPYVVQNGREVYKWAVSTVPGGMHRLAEQAGLALTEAEWFIPHSANLRMIESICEKSGFPLERTLVSMIRNGNTSAASIPLALDEGLREGRIQTGDRLLLYGFGGGLVQAGLLLRWG; from the coding sequence ATGACCTACCGAGCCAAAGTGACCGCCGTCGGTTCTTATGTCCCCGATACCATTCTCAGCAACGCCGATCTGGAGAAGATGGTCGACACGAACGACGAATGGATCGTTCAGCGTACGGGCATTCGGGAGCGCCGGGTGGCGGGGCCGGACCAGTTTACGAGCGACCTCTCTATCGAAGCCGTGAACCGCATGCTGGCCCGCTACCCGGGCACCGTGGAGGATGTCGATCTGGTCATCGTCTGCACCAACACCCCGGACTATCCGTTCCCGAGCACGGCGTGCCGGGTGCAGAATCATTTTGGGATGAAGGCCGCGGGTGCCATGGATCTGAACGCCACCTGCGCCGGCTTCGTCTACGGGCTTCATACGGCGAACGCCCTGATCCTGTCCGGGCTTCACCGCAAAGTCCTGGTCATCGGCGCCGATACGATGTCGAAGATTACGGACTACCGAGACCGGTCCACCTGCATCCTGTTCGGGGATGGAGCGGGGGCGGCGCTGGTGGAGCGGACCGAGGGCGAATCCGGCTTCCTCGCCTCCTTCCTGGATTCGGACGGCAGCGGGGGCCGGCATGTGTACCGGGCGGGCCTGTCGGAAACAATGGAAGGCGTCCCGCTCGAGAACGCCCCCTATGTCGTGCAGAACGGCCGCGAAGTGTACAAATGGGCCGTGAGCACCGTCCCTGGCGGCATGCACCGGCTTGCCGAACAGGCGGGCCTTGCCCTAACGGAGGCCGAATGGTTCATTCCGCACAGTGCGAACCTGCGGATGATCGAATCCATCTGCGAGAAAAGCGGCTTCCCGCTCGAGCGTACCCTGGTGAGCATGATCCGCAACGGCAACACCTCCGCGGCCAGCATTCCGCTCGCCCTCGACGAAGGACTCCGCGAAGGTCGTATCCAGACCGGCGACCGCCTGCTTCTGTATGGCTTCGGCGGCGGTCTTGTTCAGGCCGGTCTGCTCCTCCGCTGGGGATAA